From Candidatus Gastranaerophilales bacterium, one genomic window encodes:
- a CDS encoding metal-dependent transcriptional regulator, translating to MKKLTESLEKYLKAVYDIVEVETATRVKDVAKSLNIGVASTSEAIKSLQKKGFLNYKPYGVITLTNKGKIAIKEKRCRHEIISDFLETCLMLPYEKIEDASSQIEFSMPEDVLKRFVQYLTFMQNCSCKTPKWKNSFKYYLNEGIMQEKCAKCINDKGTGKNCCGCSN from the coding sequence ATGAAAAAATTAACCGAAAGCCTAGAAAAATACTTAAAAGCCGTTTATGACATTGTTGAAGTCGAAACAGCTACAAGAGTAAAAGATGTCGCCAAAAGCTTAAATATTGGGGTAGCTTCTACCTCGGAAGCTATCAAATCTCTTCAAAAAAAAGGGTTCCTTAACTACAAACCTTACGGTGTTATTACTCTTACAAATAAAGGTAAAATTGCAATTAAAGAAAAAAGGTGCAGGCATGAGATAATTTCTGATTTTTTGGAAACTTGCCTGATGCTTCCTTATGAAAAAATAGAAGACGCATCTTCTCAAATCGAGTTCTCTATGCCTGAAGATGTTTTAAAAAGATTTGTTCAATATTTAACCTTTATGCAGAATTGCTCGTGTAAAACCCCTAAATGGAAAAATAGTTTCAAATATTATTTGAACGAGGGTATTATGCAGGAAAAATGTGCAAAATGTATTAATGACAAAGGAACAGGTAAAAACTGTTGCGGTTGCTCAAATTAG
- the mnmA gene encoding tRNA 2-thiouridine(34) synthase MnmA, translating into MRILIGMSGGVDSSTAALILKEQGHEVIGATMSIWGKKGIYKKLSEQSSNLLPKAKHGACLGPDEKEDIEAAKKICEEIGIPFYVFDCAEQYEKIVLSNFKKEYMAGRTPNPCIWCNALIKFEALPQLAKANGIRFDKFATGHYAKVEFDEKANRYLLKKGKSPNKDQSYFLNRLTQKQLANILLPLGDYSKEEIRDIASKNGLSVASKADSQDFYEGDYNELLNVKPKKGNIVDTKGNILGTHDGIWNYTIGQRKGLKISSEAPLYVLELDNEKNEVVVGFKNKTFKNELIASDLNWIAITKPKENFHCKAKIRSTQTPVAVEIRPNEDFLTVEFEDLQKSIAPGQAIVFYKEDIVLGGGVIRSCN; encoded by the coding sequence ATGAGAATATTAATCGGTATGTCAGGAGGAGTAGACTCCTCAACAGCAGCCCTTATTCTAAAAGAACAAGGACACGAAGTTATCGGTGCAACAATGTCAATTTGGGGCAAAAAAGGAATTTATAAAAAGCTTTCAGAGCAATCAAGCAACCTGCTGCCAAAAGCTAAACACGGTGCCTGCTTGGGACCTGACGAAAAAGAAGATATAGAAGCCGCAAAAAAAATATGCGAAGAAATTGGCATACCGTTCTACGTCTTTGACTGTGCGGAACAATATGAAAAGATAGTGCTATCGAACTTTAAAAAAGAATACATGGCTGGCAGAACTCCAAACCCTTGTATCTGGTGTAATGCGTTGATTAAATTTGAAGCTTTACCCCAACTTGCGAAAGCTAATGGAATAAGGTTTGACAAATTTGCAACAGGTCATTATGCAAAAGTAGAATTCGATGAAAAAGCTAACCGATACTTGCTAAAAAAAGGGAAAAGCCCGAATAAAGACCAATCCTACTTTTTAAATAGACTTACTCAAAAGCAACTGGCAAATATATTGCTTCCCTTGGGCGATTATTCAAAAGAAGAAATTAGGGATATAGCCTCAAAAAACGGCTTGAGCGTCGCAAGTAAAGCCGATAGTCAGGATTTTTACGAGGGCGATTACAACGAACTTTTGAATGTTAAACCTAAAAAAGGCAATATTGTTGATACTAAAGGAAATATTTTAGGCACGCACGATGGAATTTGGAACTACACTATAGGACAACGAAAGGGGCTTAAAATAAGCTCTGAAGCACCTCTTTATGTCCTCGAACTGGATAATGAAAAAAATGAAGTTGTTGTCGGATTTAAAAACAAAACATTTAAAAATGAACTAATTGCATCAGATTTAAACTGGATAGCAATAACAAAACCTAAAGAAAATTTTCATTGTAAAGCGAAAATCCGTTCCACACAAACACCTGTAGCTGTAGAGATAAGACCAAATGAGGACTTTTTAACTGTTGAATTTGAAGATTTACAAAAATCAATTGCTCCGGGACAAGCTATTGTCTTTTACAAAGAAGATATTGTATTAGGTGGTGGAGTAATTCGTAGCTGTAATTAA
- a CDS encoding glycosyltransferase 87 family protein — protein sequence MIHLLPEITFDWQNYRLYNVWALFHDRLIFDYMPTTLRCSFVPFLEIPNYVGIKFLNNYPNLFLFLSTIDSTVAIFLTYKISALIFRKETACKNFCIIMSTVLVMFTPLMIYELSFEQNDMPLACFIMGALYLILKYLFIDEKQRSYKLLFAGILIGTALGLKLVACVYVLTFAVMLILYKSNLKSVKKDLLSFFSGVFFSFLALDSWWFLKIYNRFGNPFFPYFNNIFHSDKAPFKAIVDIDFGHLKPRNIIEILFYPFFKSNNQYFYGIENFSFDYRYPLWYISSFVLLAIQYLNNIKGIINKYIDEISDKRMFIFILLFTLISYFINLGIFSAYRYIIPTTLLFGITIVIFISVLINFIKTSKANKNRCLIIICLIILCTCSIFSKYYKFKFYSLFFKKQTPSSIIQTEDLKFEDNSTVILVASGTSFMIPFQNPNCHYMGFAIPETILKNIQLMPDTPMLYGIYWTAVQTQDVLKKTINSNKKIYILSKSSIFTHPYIKATLNSYSKQKKRKLSNCKEAHFSYFDIENDIFIYCEYN from the coding sequence TTGATACATTTATTGCCTGAAATAACATTTGATTGGCAAAATTATCGATTATATAATGTTTGGGCACTTTTTCATGACCGATTAATTTTTGACTATATGCCAACCACCTTACGATGCAGTTTTGTTCCGTTTTTAGAAATTCCAAATTACGTCGGAATAAAATTTCTAAATAATTACCCGAATTTATTTTTATTTCTTTCGACGATAGATTCAACTGTCGCAATATTTTTAACCTACAAAATCTCAGCTTTAATTTTTCGAAAAGAAACTGCTTGCAAAAATTTCTGCATCATTATGAGCACTGTTTTAGTTATGTTCACCCCCCTAATGATATATGAATTATCCTTTGAACAAAACGACATGCCTTTAGCTTGTTTTATTATGGGGGCATTATACCTGATATTAAAATATCTTTTTATAGATGAAAAGCAAAGAAGCTACAAGTTGCTTTTTGCAGGAATTTTAATAGGGACTGCACTTGGTTTGAAGCTTGTTGCGTGCGTGTATGTACTAACATTTGCAGTCATGTTAATTTTATATAAAAGTAATTTAAAATCTGTAAAAAAAGACTTGTTAAGCTTTTTTTCAGGAGTATTTTTTTCATTTTTGGCACTAGATAGTTGGTGGTTTTTAAAAATATATAATAGATTTGGGAATCCATTTTTCCCATATTTCAACAATATATTTCACTCCGATAAGGCTCCGTTCAAAGCTATAGTCGACATTGATTTCGGACACTTGAAGCCAAGAAACATTATAGAGATATTATTTTATCCATTTTTTAAATCAAACAATCAATATTTTTACGGAATAGAAAATTTTTCATTCGATTATCGATATCCGCTTTGGTATATCAGTTCTTTTGTATTACTAGCAATCCAATATTTAAATAATATAAAAGGGATAATAAACAAATATATAGACGAAATCAGCGATAAACGAATGTTTATATTCATCTTGTTATTTACACTTATTTCTTATTTTATAAATTTAGGAATTTTTTCCGCATATCGTTACATAATCCCAACAACTCTTTTATTTGGAATAACCATAGTAATCTTTATTTCTGTATTAATAAATTTCATCAAGACATCAAAAGCTAATAAAAACAGATGCTTAATAATTATTTGCCTAATTATCTTGTGTACATGCAGTATTTTTTCAAAATATTATAAATTTAAATTTTATTCATTATTTTTTAAAAAACAAACTCCAAGCTCTATTATCCAAACAGAAGACCTTAAATTTGAAGATAATTCGACTGTTATTTTAGTAGCAAGTGGAACATCATTCATGATTCCGTTCCAAAACCCGAACTGCCATTATATGGGGTTTGCAATCCCTGAAACAATACTCAAAAATATACAGCTAATGCCTGATACACCAATGTTATATGGCATTTATTGGACAGCTGTTCAAACACAAGATGTTCTTAAAAAAACTATAAATTCAAATAAAAAAATATATATATTAAGTAAAAGTAGTATTTTTACACATCCATATATAAAAGCCACATTGAATAGTTATTCAAAGCAGAAAAAACGGAAACTATCGAATTGTAAAGAAGCACATTTTTCGTATTTCGACATTGAAAACGATATTTTTATATATTGTGAATATAACTAA
- a CDS encoding carbohydrate ABC transporter permease has protein sequence MIRNWLKSLSIHSVLIFMSILSLFPFLWLISTALKGPDENIFQYPPVFIPEHITFENFTGVWKQIPFLAYFWNSVIVAGFTVVLNLIFSALAAYPLARMEFKGKKVLFYLILATIMVPFQAIMLPIYLIVLKLNMVDTVNNFMGYLGLILPFAVNAFGIFLMRQAFMAIPKEMEEAAFVDGCNVFQIWWKVLIPMVTPTLAVLAIFTFIGSWGEFLWPSIVLTKKTLYTLPVGINDLQGMFSSNWRYIAAGSIISIIPIIIFFVAMQKYFVSGQNEGAVKG, from the coding sequence ATGATAAGAAATTGGCTAAAATCTTTAAGCATACACTCAGTGTTGATTTTTATGTCGATACTATCGCTTTTTCCGTTTTTGTGGTTGATTTCAACTGCCTTAAAAGGTCCTGATGAGAATATTTTTCAATATCCGCCTGTCTTTATACCTGAGCATATAACTTTTGAAAATTTTACAGGAGTATGGAAACAAATTCCTTTTCTTGCTTATTTTTGGAACAGTGTTATTGTTGCAGGGTTTACGGTTGTTTTAAATCTTATCTTTTCCGCTCTGGCTGCTTACCCTTTGGCAAGAATGGAATTTAAAGGGAAAAAAGTTTTATTTTATTTGATTTTGGCAACTATTATGGTCCCTTTTCAAGCGATTATGCTCCCGATTTATTTGATTGTCTTAAAGTTGAACATGGTTGATACCGTTAATAATTTTATGGGGTATTTGGGCTTGATACTTCCGTTTGCTGTTAATGCCTTTGGTATATTTTTAATGCGTCAGGCGTTTATGGCTATTCCGAAAGAAATGGAGGAGGCTGCTTTTGTTGACGGTTGCAATGTTTTTCAAATATGGTGGAAAGTTCTTATCCCTATGGTAACACCAACTCTTGCTGTACTTGCTATATTTACATTTATCGGTTCTTGGGGCGAATTCCTATGGCCGAGTATTGTTTTGACAAAAAAAACTTTATACACATTGCCTGTCGGAATTAATGATTTGCAAGGTATGTTCAGTTCCAACTGGCGATATATCGCAGCTGGTTCTATAATTTCAATAATTCCTATTATTATATTTTTTGTAGCTATGCAAAAATACTTTGTATCTGGTCAAAACGAAGGTGCTGTAAAAGGTTAA
- a CDS encoding DUF4013 domain-containing protein, which translates to MKFIEIKDTITTQDRFKPRFLALVAILIALAVLQRIADIPTISNLAKVITVISYTIIGIYINGYVFEFMHNFMNGKGKESLYSMTKNLKESLLLGTKYTIGVLCYALILGVLFMGYFLITHHSLSAKIFLIILGTILLFFMPAININFVASKKLYSMFQIPKIFKLVKSNIKAYLNTIWQIALYTFSVIFINILGIMIWLFATAITQKINVMFGLITTVALMLLLVILIEATGIALTLAGSIILGNYYILTENKAEITPSEENN; encoded by the coding sequence ATGAAATTTATAGAAATAAAAGATACAATAACCACCCAAGACAGATTTAAACCGAGATTTTTAGCCTTGGTCGCTATATTGATAGCACTTGCTGTTTTACAAAGAATAGCAGATATCCCAACCATATCAAATCTAGCAAAAGTAATAACGGTAATTTCATATACAATCATTGGCATTTATATAAACGGATATGTTTTTGAATTTATGCACAACTTTATGAATGGTAAAGGAAAAGAAAGCCTTTATTCCATGACTAAAAATTTAAAAGAAAGTTTACTGTTAGGCACAAAATACACTATAGGCGTGCTTTGCTACGCACTTATTTTAGGGGTGTTATTTATGGGATATTTTCTAATTACGCACCACTCATTAAGTGCAAAAATATTCTTAATAATTCTCGGTACAATATTATTATTTTTTATGCCCGCAATTAATATCAATTTTGTAGCTAGCAAAAAATTGTATTCAATGTTTCAAATACCAAAAATATTCAAACTAGTTAAAAGCAATATCAAAGCCTATTTGAACACAATTTGGCAAATTGCCTTATACACGTTTTCTGTAATATTCATAAACATTTTGGGCATAATGATTTGGTTATTTGCAACAGCTATAACCCAAAAAATCAACGTGATGTTCGGACTGATAACAACAGTAGCACTAATGTTGCTCCTAGTTATTTTGATTGAAGCAACAGGAATAGCTTTGACATTAGCAGGCTCGATTATATTAGGCAATTATTATATTTTGACAGAAAATAAAGCTGAAATCACACCAAGCGAAGAAAACAATTAA
- a CDS encoding phosphoenolpyruvate carboxykinase (ATP), which produces MRITNDSTVKFYGIQNQVPQKREETSSKPSGLAPQPPTIPSGQASKAYAMISFGDSNVFKDNKTQSKEIANEVISNAASAKYLTKSQLIQESLEKEGTMLTKDGSLVIDTEKYTGRTPGAKFFVATDSVKNKINWDGSNNIPISRETADEIVEKIKEHLKDKDLYLYDGQVGSDDDVSLGAKFINTSAAQSLFVKNMFREPSENFKKNSDSKLTVISAPEFKLSEEDRKKYGLNSEVLIIVDVDKGLITSTGSKYSGENKKSVFSLMNYLSPQKGILPMHCSANVGNEDDVALFFGLSGTGKTTLSADPLRSIIGDDEHLWSDKGVSNIEGGCYAKMINLSEENEPDIYQASNRRGALLENVPVNAAGTPFFSYDMKNPEFVNSLREPEFAKMLRLPEEYIQKLSNEKTFEATIKDEEFLNQLNANQVENTRSSYPVEHIGNALMEGKVNKQPKNVIFLTYDASGIMPPVAKLSPEQAKYFFMSGYTSKVAGTERGIKEPQSTFSACFGAPFMPLHPVEYANLLENKINKVKESGQDCNVWLINTGLIGGAYGKGGERISIKNTRNLLNSILDGDLKNAEFDKDKTFGFEIPKSCTGVDSQILNPKNAWADKEAYEETAKKLAGDFIKNFKKYENNPDAIKLAEEYGPKID; this is translated from the coding sequence ATGCGAATTACTAATGACTCAACCGTAAAATTTTACGGCATCCAAAACCAAGTTCCACAAAAGAGAGAAGAAACAAGTTCAAAGCCATCAGGATTAGCCCCACAACCGCCGACGATTCCCAGCGGTCAGGCATCGAAAGCTTATGCAATGATTTCCTTTGGTGACTCAAATGTTTTTAAAGACAACAAAACACAATCAAAAGAAATAGCAAACGAAGTTATTTCGAACGCAGCAAGTGCAAAGTATCTGACAAAGTCGCAACTAATTCAGGAATCATTGGAAAAAGAAGGCACAATGCTTACTAAAGACGGTTCTTTGGTGATTGACACAGAAAAGTACACAGGCAGAACTCCGGGGGCTAAATTTTTTGTAGCAACCGATTCTGTAAAAAACAAAATAAATTGGGATGGAAGCAACAATATCCCTATTTCAAGAGAAACGGCAGATGAAATTGTCGAAAAAATCAAAGAACACTTGAAAGACAAAGATTTATACTTGTATGACGGACAAGTCGGCTCAGATGATGATGTATCACTAGGTGCAAAATTTATCAATACATCAGCTGCCCAATCGTTATTCGTAAAAAATATGTTCAGAGAACCTTCGGAAAATTTTAAGAAAAATTCCGACTCAAAATTGACGGTTATTTCCGCTCCTGAATTCAAATTATCTGAAGAAGACAGAAAAAAATACGGACTAAACAGCGAGGTTTTAATTATAGTTGACGTAGACAAAGGACTCATTACATCAACAGGTAGTAAATATTCCGGTGAAAACAAAAAATCTGTATTTTCTTTGATGAATTATTTATCACCCCAAAAAGGAATATTGCCAATGCACTGCTCAGCTAACGTCGGAAACGAAGACGATGTAGCATTATTTTTCGGTTTGTCAGGAACAGGAAAGACAACACTTAGTGCCGACCCTTTGAGAAGCATAATAGGCGATGACGAACATTTATGGAGTGACAAAGGCGTTTCAAATATTGAAGGTGGATGCTATGCAAAAATGATAAATTTAAGCGAAGAAAACGAACCCGATATTTACCAAGCTTCTAACAGACGTGGAGCACTTCTGGAAAATGTACCCGTTAATGCTGCAGGAACTCCTTTTTTCAGTTATGACATGAAAAATCCAGAATTTGTAAACTCATTAAGAGAACCTGAATTTGCAAAAATGCTAAGACTTCCTGAAGAATATATACAGAAATTATCAAATGAAAAAACTTTTGAAGCAACAATTAAAGATGAAGAATTTTTAAATCAACTTAACGCAAATCAAGTTGAAAACACAAGGAGCAGTTACCCTGTAGAACATATCGGAAATGCGTTGATGGAAGGTAAAGTCAACAAGCAACCTAAAAATGTTATATTTTTAACCTACGATGCTTCAGGAATTATGCCACCGGTTGCAAAATTATCCCCTGAGCAAGCTAAATACTTCTTTATGAGTGGATATACAAGCAAAGTAGCAGGGACGGAAAGAGGTATAAAAGAGCCTCAATCTACATTCTCAGCTTGTTTTGGAGCACCTTTTATGCCACTGCATCCTGTTGAATATGCAAATTTACTCGAAAACAAAATTAATAAAGTAAAAGAATCAGGACAAGACTGCAATGTCTGGTTGATTAACACTGGATTAATCGGAGGAGCCTACGGAAAAGGCGGCGAACGAATAAGTATCAAAAACACAAGGAACCTATTAAATTCGATATTAGACGGAGATTTAAAAAATGCAGAATTTGATAAAGATAAAACATTCGGTTTTGAAATACCTAAATCTTGCACAGGTGTAGACTCTCAAATCTTAAACCCTAAAAACGCTTGGGCAGATAAAGAGGCATATGAAGAAACAGCAAAAAAATTAGCCGGTGATTTTATCAAAAATTTCAAAAAATACGAAAACAATCCTGATGCAATAAAACTTGCTGAAGAATATGGACCTAAAATAGATTAA